The following proteins are co-located in the Solanum pennellii chromosome 1, SPENNV200 genome:
- the LOC107007375 gene encoding uncharacterized protein LOC107007375 isoform X5, translating into MAKRSHRHALRYEKDRAGCIWGLISIFDFRHGRATRKLLSDRARGSKPVLGSASSSSMQEIPNPSDDRLNIEDDEEIEVAVPDPRTSVKELMEEEMVNEQSLKDQCNGSEIDTEDVDSQKSWRSRKNSRRTRRAFSRPSNTLSHDLDDAGNLRSEAPCHQDSGGTALDDLDIVMEELRQIHQKNRKFVKLRQGSHNAHKNQSDQTHPVVEEKVNAAIEVFINQRSRNNKQLGEDNKTLQSKEFMDALQTLSSNKDLIMRLLQDPNSRLVKQIGSLEDAQFEEKQRPNLILESNMSEENRVHAKTDDVINHKQRKFFRRRSKSQEVYPPMGNETPRSSSKIVILKPGPTGLQSPSAQINVNTPARSRYTEKHTIQNERNTSQFSFTEIKRKLKHAMGKDRHGISPEGTIRRFPSEQLKRCNSDRGVFGENLGWSSPNRDHFYTEKFAKSPLGMKSGDKIVKSKGVEAVTLTGTSDVPRPGMSNIYIEAKKHLVEMLDNEDETTEVSSGHLSKSLGRILSFPEYNSSPGCSPRNNSKDGMLPFQVRKPLTDSIQVETDDRLQHVREDHVTGPSPSSQDLEIESSCSDKYPNESTKSASTNLEVPCENGNTMDEIAASTDHTSPEGDLTEEAIKTRCQVEGEILSVPIDREIQIDGDATNAVDDGNSPHGFELSFDCLKEHPSGKDQNSLSSSPASPAESSSLVKVEDPDSAVDRKERPSPISVLEPLFLEDDVSPASTICRPVQLHTVDPEIQPRKIHFEEPVSSISEQDCPIVCFENEESAFEYVEAVLLGSGLSWDEFLLRWLSSDQILDPSLFDEVELFSSRSCHDQKLLFDCANEVLKAVCERYFGCNPRVSLGKHNIRPVPKGMDLINEVWEGVEWYLLQYSAPHSLEQLVKKDMERSGTWMNLRLDLGHIGVEMGEIILEELMDDTILSISGDTLECAEDVLLPVTSETESSVDQ; encoded by the exons ATGGCAAAGAGATCACATCGCCATGCTCTGAGATATGAGAAGGATCGAGCGGGTTGCATTTGGGGTTTGATTAGCATCTTTGACTTCCGCCATGGTCGAGCCACTAGAAAGTTGCTCTCAGATAGAGCGCGAGGAAGCAAACCAGTTCTTG GTTCTGCTTCTTCAAGCTCTATGCAGGAAATACCAAATCCCAGTGATGATAGACTGAATATTGAG GATGATGAAGAAATTGAGGTAGCTGTACCTGATCCTAGAACAAGTGTAAAGGAGCTCATGGAAGAAGAAATGGTCAATGAGCAAAGCCTGAAAGATCAGTGCAATGGTTCTGAAATAGACACAGAAGATGTTGATTCACAAAAATCATGGCGTTCAAGAAAGAACAGTAGGCGAACACGCAGAGCTTTCTCCAGACCTAGTAATACACTCTCTCATGATTTGGATGATGCAGGAAATTTGAGGTCTGAAGCACCTTGTCATCAAGATTCTGGAGGGACGGCCCTCGATGATCTGGACATTGTAATGGAAGAACTCCGCCAGATTCATCAGAAAAATCGTAAGTTTGTGAAGCTCCGCCAAGGTTCACATAATGCTCATAAGAATCAGTCAGATCAGACTCACCCAGTTGTTGAAGAAAAGGTAAATGCagctattgaggtgtttatcaATCAGAGATCAAGAAACAATAAACAATTGGGAGAAGATAACAAGACCCTCCAATCAAAAGAATTCATGGATGCTCTGCAGACACTAAGTTCAAATAAGGACTTAATCATGAGACTCCTACAAGATCCAAACTCAAGGCTGGTAAAGCAAATTGGAAGTTTGGAGGATGCTCAGTTTGAGGAAAAGCAGAGACCTAACTTGATTTTGGAATCCAATATGTCAGAGGAAAACCGTGTTCATGCAAAAACAGATGATGTCATAAACCACAAACAACGTAAGTTTTTCAGGAGGAGGAGCAAGTCTCAAGAAGTTTACCCTCCAATGGGAAATGAGACTCCCCGATCCTCAagtaaaattgttattttgaagCCTGGTCCAACAGGCTTGCAATCACCCAGTGCTCAAATCAATGTTAACACTCCAGCGCGCTCGCGATACACAGAGAAACATACTATTCAGAATGAAAGGAACACATCCCAGTTCTCATTTacagaaattaaaagaaaactcAAGCATGCAATGGGAAAGGATCGTCATGGGATCTCTCCAGAAGGAACCATCCGCCGATTTCCCTCAGAGCAGTTAAAGCGATGTAACAGTGACAGAGGGGTCTTTGGAGAAAATTTAGGATGGAGTTCTCCTAATAGAGACCATTTTTATACTGAAAAATTTGCTAAATCTCCTCTGGGAATGAAGAGCGGGGATAAGATAGTCAAGTCAAAAGGTGTTGAAGCAGTCACACTGACTGGGACTTCTGATGTTCCCAGGCCAGGAATGTCTAACATCTACATTGAGGCAAAGAAGCACCTTGTGGAGATGCTGGACAATGAAGATGAGACAACAGAGGTGAGTAGTGGACATTTGTCTAAATCCTTGGGGAGGATACTTTCATTTCCCGAGTACAATAGTTCACCTGGCTGCAGCCCGAGAAATAACAGCAAGGATGGCATGCTACCTTTCCAAGTGAGAAAGCCTCTTACTGATTCTATACAGGTAGAGACTGATGACAGACTCCAGCATGTACGAGAAGACCATGTTACGGGTCCAAGTCCATCCAGCCAAGACTTAGAGATAGAATCTAGCTGTTCTGACAAGTATCCTAATGAGAGCACCAAGTCTGCCAGCACAAATCTAGAGGTTCCATGTGAAAATGGGAACACAATGGATGAAATTGCTGCTTCAACTGATCATACAAGTCCTGAAG GAGATCTAACTGAAGAAGCAATCAAAACCAGATGCCAAGTAGAAGGTGAAATCTTGAGTGTTCCAATTGACAGAGAAATCCAAATTGATGGTGATGCGACCAATGCAGTGGATGATGGAAACTCTCCCCATGGATTTGAATTGTCATTTGACTGCTTAAAAGAA CATCCATCTGGGAAGGATCAAAATAGTCTATCTTCTTCACCAGCCTCACCTGCAGAGTCTTCAAGCCTCGTGAAAGTTGAAGATCCTGACAGTGCAGTTGATAGAAAGGAGCGACCTAGTCCCATATCAGTTCTTGAGCCATTATTCTTAGAGGATGATGTCAGTCCTGCAAGCACCATATGCCGACCAG TTCAATTGCATACAGTTGATCCAGAAATTCAACCACGGAAAATCCATTTCGAAGAACCAGTGTCTTCCATCAGTGAACAAGATTGTCCAATAGTTTGTTTTGAAAATGAAGAATCTGCTTTTGAATATGTAGAAGCAGTTCTTCTTGGCTCAGGATTAAGTTGGGATGAGTTTCTCTTAAGGTGGCTTTCTTCTGACCAGATTCTTGACCCATCATTATTTGACGAGGTAGAGTTATTTTCAAGCCGTTCTTGTCATGATCAGAAGCTCCTTTTTGATTGTGCAAATGAAGTTCTTAAAGCAGTATGTGAGCGATATTTTGGCTGCAACCCCAGAGTGTCACTCGGTAAACATAACATTCGACCTGTTCCAAAAGGGATGGACCTGATAAATGAAGTATGGGAGGGAGTAGAATGGTATCTTCTCCAATATTCAGCTCCTCATTCTTTGGAACAGCTTGTCAAAAAAGACATGGAAAGATCTGGGACATGGATGAATCTCCGATTGGATCTTGGACATATCGGAGTTGAGATGGGGGAGATTATCCTAGAAGAGCTGATGGATGACACAATTTTGAGCATTTCTGGTGATACTTTGGAGTGTGCAGAAGATGTTCTCTTACCAGTCACGAGTGAAACTGAGAGTAGCGTGGACCAGTAA
- the LOC107007375 gene encoding uncharacterized protein LOC107007375 isoform X1, producing MAKRSHRHALRYEKDRAGCIWGLISIFDFRHGRATRKLLSDRARGSKPVLGKNLAGSASSSSMQEIPNPSDDRLNIEDDEEIEVAVPDPRTSVKELMEEEMVNEQSLKDQCNGSEIDTEDVDSQKSWRSRKNSRRTRRAFSRPSNTLSHDLDDAGNLRSEAPCHQDSGGTALDDLDIVMEELRQIHQKNRKFVKLRQGSHNAHKNQSDQTHPVVEEKVNAAIEVFINQRSRNNKQLGEDNKTLQSKEFMDALQTLSSNKDLIMRLLQDPNSRLVKQIGSLEDAQFEEKQRPNLILESNMSEENRVHAKTDDVINHKQRKFFRRRSKSQEVYPPMGNETPRSSSKIVILKPGPTGLQSPSAQINVNTPARSRYTEKHTIQNERNTSQFSFTEIKRKLKHAMGKDRHGISPEGTIRRFPSEQLKRCNSDRGVFGENLGWSSPNRDHFYTEKFAKSPLGMKSGDKIVKSKGVEAVTLTGTSDVPRPGMSNIYIEAKKHLVEMLDNEDETTEVSSGHLSKSLGRILSFPEYNSSPGCSPRNNSKDGMLPFQVRKPLTDSIQVETDDRLQHVREDHVTGPSPSSQDLEIESSCSDKYPNESTKSASTNLEVPCENGNTMDEIAASTDHTSPEGDLTEEAIKTRCQVEGEILSVPIDREIQIDGDATNAVDDGNSPHGFELSFDCLKEHPSGKDQNSLSSSPASPAESSSLVKVEDPDSAVDRKERPSPISVLEPLFLEDDVSPASTICRPVQLHTVDPEIQPRKIHFEEPVSSISEQDCPIVCFENEESAFEYVEAVLLGSGLSWDEFLLRWLSSDQILDPSLFDEVELFSSRSCHDQKLLFDCANEVLKAVCERYFGCNPRVSLGKHNIRPVPKGMDLINEVWEGVEWYLLQYSAPHSLEQLVKKDMERSGTWMNLRLDLGHIGVEMGEIILEELMDDTILSISGDTLECAEDVLLPVTSETESSVDQ from the exons ATGGCAAAGAGATCACATCGCCATGCTCTGAGATATGAGAAGGATCGAGCGGGTTGCATTTGGGGTTTGATTAGCATCTTTGACTTCCGCCATGGTCGAGCCACTAGAAAGTTGCTCTCAGATAGAGCGCGAGGAAGCAAACCAGTTCTTGGTAAGAATCTAG CAGGTTCTGCTTCTTCAAGCTCTATGCAGGAAATACCAAATCCCAGTGATGATAGACTGAATATTGAG GATGATGAAGAAATTGAGGTAGCTGTACCTGATCCTAGAACAAGTGTAAAGGAGCTCATGGAAGAAGAAATGGTCAATGAGCAAAGCCTGAAAGATCAGTGCAATGGTTCTGAAATAGACACAGAAGATGTTGATTCACAAAAATCATGGCGTTCAAGAAAGAACAGTAGGCGAACACGCAGAGCTTTCTCCAGACCTAGTAATACACTCTCTCATGATTTGGATGATGCAGGAAATTTGAGGTCTGAAGCACCTTGTCATCAAGATTCTGGAGGGACGGCCCTCGATGATCTGGACATTGTAATGGAAGAACTCCGCCAGATTCATCAGAAAAATCGTAAGTTTGTGAAGCTCCGCCAAGGTTCACATAATGCTCATAAGAATCAGTCAGATCAGACTCACCCAGTTGTTGAAGAAAAGGTAAATGCagctattgaggtgtttatcaATCAGAGATCAAGAAACAATAAACAATTGGGAGAAGATAACAAGACCCTCCAATCAAAAGAATTCATGGATGCTCTGCAGACACTAAGTTCAAATAAGGACTTAATCATGAGACTCCTACAAGATCCAAACTCAAGGCTGGTAAAGCAAATTGGAAGTTTGGAGGATGCTCAGTTTGAGGAAAAGCAGAGACCTAACTTGATTTTGGAATCCAATATGTCAGAGGAAAACCGTGTTCATGCAAAAACAGATGATGTCATAAACCACAAACAACGTAAGTTTTTCAGGAGGAGGAGCAAGTCTCAAGAAGTTTACCCTCCAATGGGAAATGAGACTCCCCGATCCTCAagtaaaattgttattttgaagCCTGGTCCAACAGGCTTGCAATCACCCAGTGCTCAAATCAATGTTAACACTCCAGCGCGCTCGCGATACACAGAGAAACATACTATTCAGAATGAAAGGAACACATCCCAGTTCTCATTTacagaaattaaaagaaaactcAAGCATGCAATGGGAAAGGATCGTCATGGGATCTCTCCAGAAGGAACCATCCGCCGATTTCCCTCAGAGCAGTTAAAGCGATGTAACAGTGACAGAGGGGTCTTTGGAGAAAATTTAGGATGGAGTTCTCCTAATAGAGACCATTTTTATACTGAAAAATTTGCTAAATCTCCTCTGGGAATGAAGAGCGGGGATAAGATAGTCAAGTCAAAAGGTGTTGAAGCAGTCACACTGACTGGGACTTCTGATGTTCCCAGGCCAGGAATGTCTAACATCTACATTGAGGCAAAGAAGCACCTTGTGGAGATGCTGGACAATGAAGATGAGACAACAGAGGTGAGTAGTGGACATTTGTCTAAATCCTTGGGGAGGATACTTTCATTTCCCGAGTACAATAGTTCACCTGGCTGCAGCCCGAGAAATAACAGCAAGGATGGCATGCTACCTTTCCAAGTGAGAAAGCCTCTTACTGATTCTATACAGGTAGAGACTGATGACAGACTCCAGCATGTACGAGAAGACCATGTTACGGGTCCAAGTCCATCCAGCCAAGACTTAGAGATAGAATCTAGCTGTTCTGACAAGTATCCTAATGAGAGCACCAAGTCTGCCAGCACAAATCTAGAGGTTCCATGTGAAAATGGGAACACAATGGATGAAATTGCTGCTTCAACTGATCATACAAGTCCTGAAG GAGATCTAACTGAAGAAGCAATCAAAACCAGATGCCAAGTAGAAGGTGAAATCTTGAGTGTTCCAATTGACAGAGAAATCCAAATTGATGGTGATGCGACCAATGCAGTGGATGATGGAAACTCTCCCCATGGATTTGAATTGTCATTTGACTGCTTAAAAGAA CATCCATCTGGGAAGGATCAAAATAGTCTATCTTCTTCACCAGCCTCACCTGCAGAGTCTTCAAGCCTCGTGAAAGTTGAAGATCCTGACAGTGCAGTTGATAGAAAGGAGCGACCTAGTCCCATATCAGTTCTTGAGCCATTATTCTTAGAGGATGATGTCAGTCCTGCAAGCACCATATGCCGACCAG TTCAATTGCATACAGTTGATCCAGAAATTCAACCACGGAAAATCCATTTCGAAGAACCAGTGTCTTCCATCAGTGAACAAGATTGTCCAATAGTTTGTTTTGAAAATGAAGAATCTGCTTTTGAATATGTAGAAGCAGTTCTTCTTGGCTCAGGATTAAGTTGGGATGAGTTTCTCTTAAGGTGGCTTTCTTCTGACCAGATTCTTGACCCATCATTATTTGACGAGGTAGAGTTATTTTCAAGCCGTTCTTGTCATGATCAGAAGCTCCTTTTTGATTGTGCAAATGAAGTTCTTAAAGCAGTATGTGAGCGATATTTTGGCTGCAACCCCAGAGTGTCACTCGGTAAACATAACATTCGACCTGTTCCAAAAGGGATGGACCTGATAAATGAAGTATGGGAGGGAGTAGAATGGTATCTTCTCCAATATTCAGCTCCTCATTCTTTGGAACAGCTTGTCAAAAAAGACATGGAAAGATCTGGGACATGGATGAATCTCCGATTGGATCTTGGACATATCGGAGTTGAGATGGGGGAGATTATCCTAGAAGAGCTGATGGATGACACAATTTTGAGCATTTCTGGTGATACTTTGGAGTGTGCAGAAGATGTTCTCTTACCAGTCACGAGTGAAACTGAGAGTAGCGTGGACCAGTAA
- the LOC107007375 gene encoding uncharacterized protein LOC107007375 isoform X4, producing MAKRSHRHALRYEKDRAGCIWGLISIFDFRHGRATRKLLSDRARGSKPVLGKNLAGSASSSSMQEIPNPSDDRLNIEDDEEIEVAVPDPRTSVKELMEEEMVNEQSLKDQCNGSEIDTEDVDSQKSWRSRKNSRRTRRAFSRPSNTLSHDLDDAGNLRSEAPCHQDSGGTALDDLDIVMEELRQIHQKNRKFVKLRQGSHNAHKNQSDQTHPVVEEKVNAAIEVFINQRSRNNKQLGEDNKTLQSKEFMDALQTLSSNKDLIMRLLQDPNSRLVKQIGSLEDAQFEEKQRPNLILESNMSEENRVHAKTDDVINHKQRKFFRRRSKSQEVYPPMGNETPRSSSKIVILKPGPTGLQSPSAQINVNTPARSRYTEKHTIQNERNTSQFSFTEIKRKLKHAMGKDRHGISPEGTIRRFPSEQLKRCNSDRGVFGENLGWSSPNRDHFYTEKFAKSPLGMKSGDKIVKSKGVEAVTLTGTSDVPRPGMSNIYIEAKKHLVEMLDNEDETTEVSSGHLSKSLGRILSFPEYNSSPGCSPRNNSKDGMLPFQVRKPLTDSIQVETDDRLQHVREDHVTGPSPSSQDLEIESSCSDKYPNESTKSASTNLEVPCENGNTMDEIAASTDHTSPEGDLTEEAIKTRCQVEGEILSVPIDREIQIDGDATNAVDDGNSPHGFELSFDCLKEHPSGKDQNSLSSSPASPAESSSLVKVEDPDSAVDRKERPSPISVLEPLFLEDDVSPASTICRPVDPEIQPRKIHFEEPVSSISEQDCPIVCFENEESAFEYVEAVLLGSGLSWDEFLLRWLSSDQILDPSLFDEVELFSSRSCHDQKLLFDCANEVLKAVCERYFGCNPRVSLGKHNIRPVPKGMDLINEVWEGVEWYLLQYSAPHSLEQLVKKDMERSGTWMNLRLDLGHIGVEMGEIILEELMDDTILSISGDTLECAEDVLLPVTSETESSVDQ from the exons ATGGCAAAGAGATCACATCGCCATGCTCTGAGATATGAGAAGGATCGAGCGGGTTGCATTTGGGGTTTGATTAGCATCTTTGACTTCCGCCATGGTCGAGCCACTAGAAAGTTGCTCTCAGATAGAGCGCGAGGAAGCAAACCAGTTCTTGGTAAGAATCTAG CAGGTTCTGCTTCTTCAAGCTCTATGCAGGAAATACCAAATCCCAGTGATGATAGACTGAATATTGAG GATGATGAAGAAATTGAGGTAGCTGTACCTGATCCTAGAACAAGTGTAAAGGAGCTCATGGAAGAAGAAATGGTCAATGAGCAAAGCCTGAAAGATCAGTGCAATGGTTCTGAAATAGACACAGAAGATGTTGATTCACAAAAATCATGGCGTTCAAGAAAGAACAGTAGGCGAACACGCAGAGCTTTCTCCAGACCTAGTAATACACTCTCTCATGATTTGGATGATGCAGGAAATTTGAGGTCTGAAGCACCTTGTCATCAAGATTCTGGAGGGACGGCCCTCGATGATCTGGACATTGTAATGGAAGAACTCCGCCAGATTCATCAGAAAAATCGTAAGTTTGTGAAGCTCCGCCAAGGTTCACATAATGCTCATAAGAATCAGTCAGATCAGACTCACCCAGTTGTTGAAGAAAAGGTAAATGCagctattgaggtgtttatcaATCAGAGATCAAGAAACAATAAACAATTGGGAGAAGATAACAAGACCCTCCAATCAAAAGAATTCATGGATGCTCTGCAGACACTAAGTTCAAATAAGGACTTAATCATGAGACTCCTACAAGATCCAAACTCAAGGCTGGTAAAGCAAATTGGAAGTTTGGAGGATGCTCAGTTTGAGGAAAAGCAGAGACCTAACTTGATTTTGGAATCCAATATGTCAGAGGAAAACCGTGTTCATGCAAAAACAGATGATGTCATAAACCACAAACAACGTAAGTTTTTCAGGAGGAGGAGCAAGTCTCAAGAAGTTTACCCTCCAATGGGAAATGAGACTCCCCGATCCTCAagtaaaattgttattttgaagCCTGGTCCAACAGGCTTGCAATCACCCAGTGCTCAAATCAATGTTAACACTCCAGCGCGCTCGCGATACACAGAGAAACATACTATTCAGAATGAAAGGAACACATCCCAGTTCTCATTTacagaaattaaaagaaaactcAAGCATGCAATGGGAAAGGATCGTCATGGGATCTCTCCAGAAGGAACCATCCGCCGATTTCCCTCAGAGCAGTTAAAGCGATGTAACAGTGACAGAGGGGTCTTTGGAGAAAATTTAGGATGGAGTTCTCCTAATAGAGACCATTTTTATACTGAAAAATTTGCTAAATCTCCTCTGGGAATGAAGAGCGGGGATAAGATAGTCAAGTCAAAAGGTGTTGAAGCAGTCACACTGACTGGGACTTCTGATGTTCCCAGGCCAGGAATGTCTAACATCTACATTGAGGCAAAGAAGCACCTTGTGGAGATGCTGGACAATGAAGATGAGACAACAGAGGTGAGTAGTGGACATTTGTCTAAATCCTTGGGGAGGATACTTTCATTTCCCGAGTACAATAGTTCACCTGGCTGCAGCCCGAGAAATAACAGCAAGGATGGCATGCTACCTTTCCAAGTGAGAAAGCCTCTTACTGATTCTATACAGGTAGAGACTGATGACAGACTCCAGCATGTACGAGAAGACCATGTTACGGGTCCAAGTCCATCCAGCCAAGACTTAGAGATAGAATCTAGCTGTTCTGACAAGTATCCTAATGAGAGCACCAAGTCTGCCAGCACAAATCTAGAGGTTCCATGTGAAAATGGGAACACAATGGATGAAATTGCTGCTTCAACTGATCATACAAGTCCTGAAG GAGATCTAACTGAAGAAGCAATCAAAACCAGATGCCAAGTAGAAGGTGAAATCTTGAGTGTTCCAATTGACAGAGAAATCCAAATTGATGGTGATGCGACCAATGCAGTGGATGATGGAAACTCTCCCCATGGATTTGAATTGTCATTTGACTGCTTAAAAGAA CATCCATCTGGGAAGGATCAAAATAGTCTATCTTCTTCACCAGCCTCACCTGCAGAGTCTTCAAGCCTCGTGAAAGTTGAAGATCCTGACAGTGCAGTTGATAGAAAGGAGCGACCTAGTCCCATATCAGTTCTTGAGCCATTATTCTTAGAGGATGATGTCAGTCCTGCAAGCACCATATGCCGACCAG TTGATCCAGAAATTCAACCACGGAAAATCCATTTCGAAGAACCAGTGTCTTCCATCAGTGAACAAGATTGTCCAATAGTTTGTTTTGAAAATGAAGAATCTGCTTTTGAATATGTAGAAGCAGTTCTTCTTGGCTCAGGATTAAGTTGGGATGAGTTTCTCTTAAGGTGGCTTTCTTCTGACCAGATTCTTGACCCATCATTATTTGACGAGGTAGAGTTATTTTCAAGCCGTTCTTGTCATGATCAGAAGCTCCTTTTTGATTGTGCAAATGAAGTTCTTAAAGCAGTATGTGAGCGATATTTTGGCTGCAACCCCAGAGTGTCACTCGGTAAACATAACATTCGACCTGTTCCAAAAGGGATGGACCTGATAAATGAAGTATGGGAGGGAGTAGAATGGTATCTTCTCCAATATTCAGCTCCTCATTCTTTGGAACAGCTTGTCAAAAAAGACATGGAAAGATCTGGGACATGGATGAATCTCCGATTGGATCTTGGACATATCGGAGTTGAGATGGGGGAGATTATCCTAGAAGAGCTGATGGATGACACAATTTTGAGCATTTCTGGTGATACTTTGGAGTGTGCAGAAGATGTTCTCTTACCAGTCACGAGTGAAACTGAGAGTAGCGTGGACCAGTAA